Genomic window (Candidatus Bathyarchaeia archaeon):
AGTATGGTTTAACGGACTTCTGGCTTTTCCTCGGCGACGACGCCACCGTTGAGGATGTTCTAGCAAGAATTGAAAGGGAACACGGAGTCAGCATAAACCTCGAGGACACGGGTGTGGCTGTTCTGGTGAATGGTAAACGTCTTGAATTCATCGGCGGACCCAAAGCGAAGCTCAGAGACTTGGATGAAATCGTGATAATGCCTATAATTGCTGGAGGAATCTAGAAAATAAAAAGCAGAAGGGGGAAGAGGTCTAGGCGGGCACCAATTTTATCGCTTTGGCCGGACACACCATAACGCATAAGCCGCAGCCTATGCACCTTTCGGAAACCTTAACTTTATTGTTTTCCACGTAAAGGGCGGCGCAGATGTTGTCCACGCATGTCTTGCAGAGCGTACACTTGTTCTCGTCAATGCTGGCTTTTGCAGCTATGTCCACCGCTTCATCCGCCATCCTCAGCTCTTTCACGCCTACACTGCGCATTTCCTCTATGCTGTTGTAGCCCTGCTCCTCCATAAACTTCCTAATAAACTCGAGTTCGGCTTTCAAGTATCTGATGCCCTTGAAGAATATGGCGGCGCACTGTCCCGTGGCTTTGGCTCCAAGCATTATTACCTGGATTATATGCTCGGCGTTCATCAGGCCGCCCATGGCTAGTATGTCCAGTTCCGGCACGAACATGCTTATGGCGGCGACATGCTTACGCACTATGGGTCTTAATGGTTCTCCGCCATATCCAATGAAGGGGTTTCCATCCGTGA
Coding sequences:
- a CDS encoding MoaD/ThiS family protein; the encoded protein is MRVRVKFVSTTRKKYGLTDFWLFLGDDATVEDVLARIEREHGVSINLEDTGVAVLVNGKRLEFIGGPKAKLRDLDEIVIMPIIAGGI